CCACGCCGACCGCCGTCGAGGTCATGCCGTCGATCCCGGCGAGGCCCCGGTTGGCGTGGACCGTGGCCAGGGGTTCCCGCGTGGGAGCGGCGGCCAGGTCGGCGTCGCGGATGCCGTTGGACGAGCCGAGCACGAGCTGCCCCCGGGCCGCCGCCCACACCGCCGCGGCGACGGCAGGCCCGGTGAGTCCGGGTTCCCCGGCGAGCACCTGCTCGATGCCGTGCTGGGCCTTCTCCCCCGCCAGCAGCCAGGTGTCGAGCCAGCCCTCCGGCGCACGCCCGGCGAACTCGGAAAGCTCCCGCAGCGTCGCGACCGGGCGTTCGAGGCGTCGTCCCGGCTGGTACCAGGCCACGGGGACCGGCTCGTAGAGCGCCAGCGGGATGTCCTGGCGTGCGAGGAGCGCGGTGACGGGACGCGACAGCGTCGGGCGCCCGAACACCACCACCCGTTCCAGCGGCTCGGCGGACTCTGGGCCGAAGCGGTCCAGCAGGAGCCGGTACGGCCCCACGGCGTTCGGACCGAAGCGCGCGTTGGAACTCGGCTCCGCAGCCAGCGGCAGCCCGTGGGTGCGGGCGAACGCCTCGGCGATCGGCCCGGCGTCGTGCCCGGCCAGCACCAGGGTGCGGTGTTCGGCGAGGCCGTCCGGGGCGTCGTAGTGGATCGGCGCGGGGTCCGGGGCGAAGTGGAACGGCCGGCGCTCGGAGACGGCGGGGAACTCCGCGTCCGCGCCGGGCAGGAGGGGGTCGCGGAACGCGAGATTCACCTGGACCGGGCCTGGCGGCAGCTCCTCGAAGGCGCCGGTCGCGGCGCTCAGGGCGGTCCGGACACCGCGCTGTGGGTCGTCCCCGGCGGGCACGTCCACGGCGAACCGCGCATGCTCCCCGAACAGATCCATCTGCTCCGTGGTCTGGCTGGCGCCGGTGCCGCGCAGTTCCAGGGGCCGGTCGGCGGAGAGCACCACGAGCGGCGCCGCGACATGGTCGGCCTCCATGACAGCCGGCAGAAGGTTGCCCACGGCGGTCCCGGACGTCACGACGACGGCGGCAGGGGCCCCGCTGCCCAGGATCACGCCCAGCGCGGTGAAGGCCGCCGCGCGCTCGTCGATGCGCACGTGCAGGGTGATGCGTCCCTCGGCTTCCGCTTCCGCGAGCGCATACGCGAGCGGCGCCGACCGCGAGCCCGGTGAGACGGCCACGTGCCGCACACCGCCGTCGAGCAGTTCAGCGACGACGATCCGGGCGGAGGCGAGGGCGGAGAGCTCAGTCACCAGACCAGTGTAGTGAGCGGCTTCGGGCACGCTCACGCCGCGCCGTCGCCGCTCTCGCGCGCCCCGGGCGATACCCGCGTAAAGGAAGTGCAAAGGTTCCCTCCCGGCGCATCAAGGAAGCGTAAAAGGCGGCGTCAACGGCCCCGCACAGGACTTCACTGAAGGGGTGGGCCGCGGCGCGGTCCGGGGTGCGGTGTGAACCGCACCCAGTGCGAATGGTCCGCCCGCACCGGGCGGCGAAAGGAACGTGAGATGGACGACGTGATCGCGGTGGGGGTCTTCGTGCTCCTGTCCGGCGCCATGGTCTGGCTGGCCAGTGCGATCGACAAGGTGGTGGGACGGAAATGACCGTCGACGTCCTGGTCTGGGCCCTCCTGGGGCTGGTGGCGGCTGCGCTGCTGGTCTACCTGGTGGTCTCCCTCATCTCTTCCGACAAGTCTTCCGACAAGGGGCAGTG
Above is a window of Arthrobacter sp. Y-9 DNA encoding:
- the menD gene encoding 2-succinyl-5-enolpyruvyl-6-hydroxy-3-cyclohexene-1-carboxylic-acid synthase is translated as MTELSALASARIVVAELLDGGVRHVAVSPGSRSAPLAYALAEAEAEGRITLHVRIDERAAAFTALGVILGSGAPAAVVVTSGTAVGNLLPAVMEADHVAAPLVVLSADRPLELRGTGASQTTEQMDLFGEHARFAVDVPAGDDPQRGVRTALSAATGAFEELPPGPVQVNLAFRDPLLPGADAEFPAVSERRPFHFAPDPAPIHYDAPDGLAEHRTLVLAGHDAGPIAEAFARTHGLPLAAEPSSNARFGPNAVGPYRLLLDRFGPESAEPLERVVVFGRPTLSRPVTALLARQDIPLALYEPVPVAWYQPGRRLERPVATLRELSEFAGRAPEGWLDTWLLAGEKAQHGIEQVLAGEPGLTGPAVAAAVWAAARGQLVLGSSNGIRDADLAAAPTREPLATVHANRGLAGIDGMTSTAVGVALGSGRETTLLCGDVTFLHDAGGLFLGAGEEEPDLRVVVLNDQGGAIFSTLEHGGLRGGYEPAVERLFGTPHTVRLDALAAAYGVPHRAVTTTAELDAALAEPVRGRSVLEVRCSRGGLRDLHARIRAAL
- a CDS encoding potassium-transporting ATPase subunit F; the protein is MTVDVLVWALLGLVAAALLVYLVVSLISSDKSSDKGQ